A stretch of [Clostridium] scindens DNA encodes these proteins:
- a CDS encoding helix-turn-helix domain-containing protein, with translation MELGKIIAFNLKRLRMERNLSQGQLAKEAGISKAMLSDIEKGGSNPTINTIWKIANGLNVPYTKLMDGIDDEATIVQRKDTIEQSGESSAYRVYCYFTTTPTRNFELFYCELDGHSSNKSIGHSQKSQEYIYVMNGELILDTQKGEYVLQEGDSLAFDSSISHTYINRQDTLLAFIVINYYPN, from the coding sequence ATGGAATTAGGAAAAATAATTGCGTTTAATCTAAAGCGATTGCGAATGGAACGGAACTTAAGCCAGGGACAGCTGGCTAAAGAGGCGGGGATCAGCAAGGCCATGCTTTCGGATATTGAAAAAGGAGGCAGCAACCCAACCATCAACACGATCTGGAAGATAGCAAATGGCCTTAACGTGCCCTATACGAAATTAATGGATGGCATTGATGACGAGGCGACTATTGTGCAGAGGAAAGATACCATCGAACAATCCGGAGAGTCCAGCGCCTATCGGGTATACTGCTATTTCACGACAACGCCCACACGAAACTTCGAGTTATTTTACTGTGAATTAGATGGACATTCTTCGAATAAATCCATTGGCCATTCCCAGAAATCGCAGGAGTATATCTATGTCATGAATGGGGAACTAATCCTGGATACGCAAAAGGGAGAATATGTCTTACAGGAAGGCGATTCTCTCGCGTTTGATTCCTCCATCAGCCACACCTACATCAACAGGCAGGATACGCTGCTTGCATTTATCGTGATCAATTATTATCCAAACTAG
- a CDS encoding response regulator transcription factor — translation MRRILFLEDEPTIREVLAEYMKMQRYEVTEACDGDEAVALLKSQNFDLAVLDIIVPKRSGLEVLAYIRQEYPDMAVIMLTALDDEQTQVKAFNAYADDYVIKPVSPLILLKRMETILRRTTHNRTSSGIKDQTDRAEQGLSIDQDAYQAYYDGQALPLTLSEYLLLSTLYQEPQRVFTREQLILRIFNEEYIGNDRIIDAHVKNLRKKLPMNLIKTVIGVGYQYALPGEKDGRN, via the coding sequence ATGCGAAGAATATTATTCCTGGAAGATGAGCCAACCATCAGGGAAGTATTGGCAGAATATATGAAGATGCAGCGTTATGAAGTCACGGAAGCCTGTGACGGCGATGAAGCCGTCGCTCTGCTTAAGAGCCAAAATTTTGATCTGGCGGTGCTGGATATCATCGTGCCCAAAAGAAGCGGGCTGGAAGTCCTTGCCTATATTCGGCAGGAGTATCCGGATATGGCCGTCATCATGCTGACAGCCCTGGACGATGAGCAGACGCAGGTAAAGGCGTTCAATGCCTATGCGGATGACTATGTCATCAAGCCGGTGTCCCCATTGATCCTGCTAAAAAGAATGGAAACCATCTTAAGACGCACCACGCATAACAGAACTTCGTCAGGAATTAAAGATCAGACGGACAGGGCAGAGCAAGGACTTTCCATAGACCAGGATGCCTATCAGGCTTATTATGATGGCCAGGCTCTTCCGCTGACGCTAAGCGAGTACCTGCTTCTTAGCACGCTTTATCAGGAGCCTCAGCGGGTCTTTACAAGAGAGCAGCTGATTCTTCGGATATTTAATGAAGAATATATCGGAAACGACAGGATTATTGATGCCCACGTTAAGAACCTAAGGAAAAAGCTGCCAATGAACCTGATTAAGACGGTGATCGGCGTAGGCTATCAGTATGCCTTGCCTGGCGAAAAGGATGGGAGGAATTAA
- a CDS encoding sensor histidine kinase, whose product MRLTKKTLCYSVLISAVLMAFVVVYFCFMMPSLYVDYAKKDDLRSVVDVQKGYMKNRSYKGLTVKNPTGSMSVEIPLSGDTVYIAGKNFRITVQADEPELKEFLQEIQQAFSSGDDMEDIQLPDIDKDRMKSIFNLNKESLKDLPFNVHLEADDDLNDDSFKEKAVKTHVISDNIIVFEGGIIDDTNEYTSYIAAGRTSDALILSFLPVMTPQMNEITPVVLSSLPMLMAVVFLIVLIASRMFSRKIVIPVIRLAQYAEEVKMAGHMEIEPLSVTSKDEIGELGATLNELYGQLRLQYQALEQKNQALAQENKRQEVFLRASSHQLKTPVTAALLLVEGMMNEVGKYKDTQKYLPQVKQQLKIMQKIVEDILYLNHCTEHMEKESFDLKGLADEIVLGYQVQASTNNLTFRIEGASGPVCTDRDMLKKIVDNLVSNAVSYTPAGNLIQVTLEEKCLKIFNHGGHIEESLLPDIYEPFVSSDVQKKGRGLGLYILSYYAQILGCDVKIVNESGGVLAILRIP is encoded by the coding sequence ATGCGCCTGACAAAGAAGACGCTGTGCTACAGTGTCCTGATCTCTGCAGTCCTGATGGCCTTCGTCGTAGTCTATTTCTGCTTTATGATGCCATCCCTGTACGTGGATTATGCCAAAAAGGATGACCTGAGGTCCGTAGTAGACGTACAAAAAGGCTATATGAAAAACCGCAGCTATAAAGGCCTGACGGTGAAGAATCCTACCGGTTCCATGTCCGTGGAGATTCCCCTTTCCGGAGACACGGTGTATATCGCGGGAAAGAACTTCCGGATTACGGTACAGGCGGATGAGCCCGAGTTAAAGGAATTTCTGCAGGAAATCCAGCAGGCATTTTCCTCGGGAGACGATATGGAAGATATTCAGCTGCCGGATATCGACAAAGATAGGATGAAATCTATCTTCAATCTCAATAAAGAATCCCTGAAAGATCTTCCATTCAACGTCCATCTGGAAGCGGATGACGATTTAAACGATGACTCGTTCAAGGAAAAGGCGGTGAAGACCCACGTTATCTCTGACAATATCATCGTATTTGAGGGAGGAATCATTGATGATACGAATGAATACACTTCCTATATTGCGGCGGGAAGAACTTCAGACGCGCTGATCCTATCCTTCCTTCCGGTGATGACCCCGCAGATGAATGAAATTACTCCGGTGGTATTAAGCAGCCTTCCTATGCTGATGGCTGTGGTATTCCTGATCGTGCTTATCGCTTCCCGCATGTTCTCCAGAAAGATCGTGATTCCGGTCATTCGCCTTGCACAATATGCGGAAGAAGTGAAGATGGCCGGACATATGGAGATTGAGCCGCTATCCGTCACTTCCAAAGACGAGATTGGAGAACTGGGCGCCACCTTGAACGAATTGTATGGGCAGCTGCGCCTCCAATATCAGGCCCTGGAGCAGAAGAACCAGGCCCTGGCCCAGGAGAATAAGCGCCAGGAAGTCTTTCTGCGCGCATCTTCCCATCAGCTTAAGACTCCGGTTACGGCGGCCTTGCTTCTGGTAGAAGGCATGATGAATGAGGTGGGCAAGTATAAGGATACCCAGAAGTATCTTCCCCAGGTAAAACAGCAGTTAAAGATTATGCAGAAGATTGTAGAGGATATTCTGTATCTGAACCACTGTACCGAGCATATGGAGAAGGAGTCCTTTGATCTGAAGGGGCTGGCAGATGAGATTGTCCTGGGTTACCAGGTACAGGCATCCACAAATAACCTGACTTTCCGAATAGAGGGAGCATCCGGGCCCGTCTGCACGGACCGGGATATGCTAAAGAAGATTGTCGACAACCTGGTATCCAATGCCGTATCCTACACGCCTGCCGGCAACCTGATCCAGGTTACGCTAGAAGAGAAGTGCCTGAAGATCTTTAACCATGGAGGGCACATCGAAGAGTCGCTGCTCCCTGATATCTACGAGCCATTTGTCAGCAGCGACGTACAGAAGAAAGGGCGTGGGCTGGGATTATATATCCTTTCCTACTATGCCCAGATCCTGGGCTGCGACGTAAAGATTGTCAACGAGTCCGGCG
- a CDS encoding tRNA 2-thiocytidine biosynthesis TtcA family protein produces the protein MKLQQLLSYTRKAVDEYGLIDEGDHIAVGISGGKDSLTLLYALHGLRRFYPKKFELSAVTVDLGYSECDFTPVVHLCEELGVPYKIVKTDIAHILFDERKESNPCSLCAKMRKGALNQAVKEMGCNKVAYAHHKDDIIETMLLSLIFEGRFYSFSPKTYLDRMDLTVIRPIMFVDEAEVIGFKQKYDLPVVTSRCPIDGYTKRQYAKELVKQLDDEHAGARQRMFTAILNGNIKGWPPRIPHVR, from the coding sequence ATGAAATTACAGCAATTGTTGAGTTATACCAGAAAGGCCGTAGATGAATATGGCCTGATAGACGAAGGCGATCATATCGCCGTAGGAATCTCAGGTGGAAAGGACAGTCTGACGCTTCTGTACGCGCTCCATGGGCTTAGGCGGTTCTATCCAAAAAAGTTCGAGTTAAGCGCGGTTACGGTGGATCTTGGCTACAGCGAATGCGACTTTACCCCGGTCGTTCATCTATGCGAAGAACTGGGAGTTCCCTATAAGATCGTAAAGACGGATATCGCCCATATCCTGTTTGATGAGCGTAAAGAAAGCAACCCCTGCTCTCTGTGTGCCAAGATGCGTAAAGGCGCTCTTAATCAGGCGGTCAAGGAGATGGGCTGCAACAAAGTAGCCTACGCCCACCACAAGGATGATATCATCGAGACCATGCTGCTGTCCCTGATATTTGAAGGACGCTTCTACTCCTTCTCTCCAAAGACCTATCTGGATCGCATGGATCTGACGGTAATCCGCCCGATCATGTTCGTAGACGAGGCAGAAGTGATTGGATTTAAGCAGAAGTATGATCTGCCCGTAGTGACCAGCCGCTGTCCAATTGACGGGTATACCAAGCGCCAGTACGCAAAGGAACTGGTGAAGCAGCTGGACGATGAGCATGCCGGAGCCAGGCAGCGGATGTTCACGGCAATACTGAACGGCAACATCAAGGGATGGCCTCCACGGATTCCCCATGTACGCTGA